The following are encoded together in the Malaya genurostris strain Urasoe2022 chromosome 3, Malgen_1.1, whole genome shotgun sequence genome:
- the LOC131435261 gene encoding protein hobbit isoform X3: MITLFSFLVILVVFYWGITWLLPQCIGYVLKRKFNIKIRFGRISLPLSLRDVNVCKSGFSVQIDEICIRSSFFNSEVTKLLSINIRDIRVNKDINRRSVSSQYQNYQQNATSQTGATSDGCSDGKSSSKRKILDFREKKVHPMIIKFAQFMAVHINNVSVALLNNDNDPGWLLHATAKELHLDGSIVHNTKTMLVSAALCDAQAKILRHCPVTKKKLGDNQACLGELSFGIAMDSILVAHGPISLEKLQLAMTNTKVVLHGGLYEFIKDAQSQKRRHQLFLRQNSVNLDQVPVFNESDSNGSGSYLGIAPIIPKNFIIKIENTTISAVRENSSNDFSATLQSFTISGKFNNRNLSDECRLPMFYVGTQLQQLEIDTMQEKLLFMEQFSVDAKLEKELINVYSKLKAFRMIYNHKEIYGWISKNFFSSERLARQMNPKSLKLATSMNRSAARLTGGGGPLEEFLKRVVITGCAELWNVTSVFKFGPQETCSICCNHTKLLLEQGIETRGGAYENQFLNMVLGKRQWSAELMIESLWWSLNGNVSNSKEFGQSLKKSHIRGSPFYIGVSLIKLSSYGDATKLDFTIHTFRTEYSPALAAYLLQAKQCLEQYRSSGLPSGTKLSYFASSDEAEIILPTTSLKRPKTGLLISAKITDVTSFFFNKYETCVLVNLNELSLAKTAAVNILKLDHFHMEILDFKNISGSNFGSAEMQNTFANFKVIRIEHTEHQQHPKLAVHFLEDTGAMWNANLHMHIVTLFGEIRELKAALKTKQMAQPPLELPAKPEAEPDSSTGAKRSWIIDLYAEGSAELAIKISDRHSMQVFSENLYISRKDLWFVSFENIFINIDDQHIFTFKDVDSHQLADMDVLRSERKHYDKFRLADNRVWATTIGVVRIIFPYDHDFYGAIVNEFVSIYKWLKVVHGYRKKPFTQDSPLPSDMFIQIKEFLMEMSDDPFEVKLRDNYVLLLDEYNESVKRKELFDQKIAQLCSERLLLPAGTLEELNANLIKKNSEIYIQRSKKLSETGPPRTRLIAWIMTDLEILAMADPSVHGTDNAVRMIREIDAESPWPEEGIEFVTLWCRAVNVSCTEWKFMLRDYPQPMFHVKAMHLFGYLAGAEMAPPRRAKRDVDIEIGDPFGTHTIQRSMTSIKFYHDFDWELDYLAYAFGPCWEPVMAQCNLMMEKISAPSRDPSPPLPFWDKMRLLMHGRLTIIAKQFTILLHASLDPYNTTEEMELTWNNCGIVYTNAKIMFKGDLNVFVRTASRYDDCRLLHLPNLKLTFKLNWTCLANPNDHHAVIPCAPDKLPEYSSNQVHDSFRAFRSQNLNMWVSFEIKQNISDLDVPNLVLYGSTLRWFESLKLILSGVTRPTRRGPVFNNVRPRKKQLSRHYRKANLQMSLHKFQIFYWMSHALNRGFQLNGGRITFSSEHTLTLSPIDDGLIHRPRADWAIVYMNCELNDAEIWLRTTTISDRADGSSESISNSNGDICRYYFLSVARVSYGREAHFVNGNEREKDTPTHKLVVYDLKGAWTKDNRDVAFALFDSFMKSQRLKNNLSTEALKCFRKEGNKTPLKSRNSQDSKGTPSQHHSDGGGRSNQGHLSKRQDTADGLIMLQQLISEADHKSVVFSDDLSAQTRQQQLKGLQACQDGDVLHYNWFISLVNSQVLLKGCETSGYVILSAAKAEILQRVHRPVWRDHTIVSKTTWVGSLECMQYYATVSEEDGDTREMAEIMWLTVDNIQEKDKDATVINEFPDLPHLVGSGQSVGGVVSETVGVSGDSYRGGKSPIQLQRIVSRCKCEFFYVSYGDTSIDPGTISEVPPPPVEESLSPWENQDDPVDAFTLMHHDLDVCTNSLQYAMILDIVNNLLLYVEPQRKEASERLARMRFQLQLYSVEDQKRPIQHMQTEIRGLMSRIRCLEKDIHFITKARLEEGDSDELRIEYDEVQKMIREYKEMLSNKSDELDMMLSCYNESQLSASNRLATIRKDKPLTIVRANEICFKHAQWRLTEADGQIGIADLILSNFLYTKNSRSDDSVEHLLELGYIRINNLIPRDNYKEVLCPTEIQRDMPVDHKRVLRVFCREKPPVGGISVKEHFEINVVPITIAISKKFYNTMLKFCFPDRDASETEGNDEIEDGASTSSTSSTKSSSKKATVSKSKKNLKDSNFYVKIQDDVEKMKERAEKNKLFIYIKIPEVPVRVSYKGNKEKNIEDITDLSLLIPTLEYHNVTWTWLDLLLAMKSDSRRVLLSQAIKQKLKLKKVLVDEQPSPQEEDKAKMLFGNRHAPENKSLRKGVFKFSKS, translated from the exons ATGATTACGCTATTTTCATTTTTGGTGATACTGGTGGTATTCTACTGGGGAATCACTTG GCTTCTGCCACAATGCATTGGGTATGTGTTGAAACGAAAGTTCAATATCAAAATTCGTTTCGGTCGGATTAGCTTACCGTTATCACTGCGAGATGTGAATGTCTGCAAAAGTGGATTTTCAGTT CAAATTGACGAGATCTGCATACGCAGTAGCTTTTTCAACTCGGAAGTAACGAAACTTTTATCCATCAACATCCGTGACATAAGAGTCAATAAGGATATTAATCGCCGATCAGTTTCGAGTCAGTATCAAAACTATCAGCAGAATGCCACATCACAAACTGGAGCAACCTCCGATGGCTGTAGTGACGGCAAGTCGTCGAGCAAGcgcaaaattttggattttcgtGAGAAAAAAGTGCATCCAATGATCATAAAGTTTGCCCAATTCATGGCCGTTCATATTAACAATGTGTCGGTTGCTTTGCTGAACAATGATAACGATCCGGGCTGGTTGTTGCATGCCACTGCCAAAGAGCTTCACTTGGATGGAAGTATCGTACATAACACAAAAACGATGCTCGTTTCTGCTGCCTTATGTGATGCTCAAGCGAAAATACTTCGGCACTGTCCGGTTACCAAGAAAAAACTGGGTGACAATCAGGCTTGCCTGGGTGAGCTTAGCTTCGGAATAGCAATGGATAGCATTTTGGTAGCTCACGGTCCAATTTCGTTGGAAAAACTACAACTCGCAATGACCAACACAAAGGTGGTTCTTCACGGAGGCTTGTATGAATTCATAAAGGACGCCCAAAGCCAGAAGCGAAGGCATCAGTTGTTCCTGCGCCAGAACAGTGTCAATTTGGATCAAGTTCCGGTGTTCAACGAGTCCGATAGCAACGGCAGTGGAAGCTACCTCGGAATAGCTCCGATCATTCCGAAGAATTTTATCATCAAAATAGAAAACACAACCATTTCGGCAGTGCGGGAAAACAGTTCGAACGATTTTTCCGCTACCCTGCAGTCTTTCACCATATCCGGGAAATTTAACAATCGAAATCTGTCGGATGAATGTCGGCTGCCGATGTTCTACGTTGGAACACAACTGCAACAGTTGGAAATTGATACGATGCAGGAAAAGCTACTGTTCATGGAACAGTTCAGCGTGGATGCCAAACTGGAGAAAGAGCTGATCAATGTGTACTCAAAGCTGAAGGCGTTCCGTATGATTTATAATCATAAGGAAATTTACGGGTGGATCAGTAAAAATTTTTTCTCTAGTGAACGATTGGCCCGACAGATGAATCCTAAAAGTTTAAAGCTGGCGACAAGCATGAACAGGTCAGCTGCCAGGTTGACTGGTGGCGGAGGACCGTTGGAAGAATTTTTGAAACGAGTGGTTATAACCGGCTGTGCGGAACTGTGGAATGTCACATCGGTGTTTAAATTTGGTCCACAAGAGACCTGTTCCATCTGTTGCAATCACACGAAGCTGCTGCTGGAGCAGGGAATTGAGACCCGCGGTGGAGCGTATGAAAATCAGTTCCTAAACATGGTACTCGGAAAACGTCAGTGGAGTGCCGAGCTGATGATCGAGTCTCTTTGGTGGTCACTGAATGGGAACGTTTCAAACAGTAAAGAATTCGGTCAAAGTCTGAAGAAAAGTCACATCCGAGGAAGTCCGTTCTACATCGGAGTCAGTTTGATCAAACTGAGTAGCTACGGAGATGCCACGAAGCTTGACTTTACGATACACACTTTCCGAACGGAATACAGTCCGGCGTTGGCGGCTTATCTGTTGCAGGCGAAACAGTGCCTGGAACAGTACCGATCCAGCGGCCTACCGTCTGGAACGAAGTTGAGTTATTTTGCCAGCTCGGACGAAGCGGAAATAATTCTACCAACTACTTCGTTGAAACGTCCGAAAACCGGATTATTGATCAGTGCCAAGATAACCGACGTCACAAGTTTCTTTTTCAACAAGTACGAAACATGTGTGCTGGTTAATTTGAACGAACTATCGTTGGCAAAGACGGCGGCCGTAAACATCCTAAAGCTAGATCATTTTCATATGGAAATTTTGGATTTCAAAAACATATCGGGGTCAAACTTTGGTTCGGCAGAGATGCAGAACACGTTCGCTAATTTCAAGGTGATCAGAATAGAGCACACGGAACATCAGCAACATCCGAAGTTGGCCGTTCATTTCCTTGAGGATACCGGAGCGATGTGGAATGCGAATCTTCATATGCACATCGTTACACTGTTCGGCGAGATTCGGGAACTGAAGGCGGCACTGAAGACGAAACAAATGGCACAACCACCACTGGAACTGCCAGCAAAGCCTGAGGCTGAGCCGGACAGTTCCACCGGAGCGAAGCGTTCCTGGATCATTGATCTGTACGCCGAAGGAAGTGCCGAGCTGGCAATCAAAATCAGTGATCGTCATTCGATGCAAGTGTTTAGTGAAAATTTATACATCAGTCGGAAAGATTTGTGGTTTGTTTCGTTCGAAAACATATTTATCAACATTGATGATCAGCACATTTTTACGTTCAAAGACGTTGATAGCCATCAGCTGGCCGATATGGACGTGCTAAGATCGGAGAGGAAGCACTACGACAAGTTCCGGTTGGCCGACAATAGAGTTTGGGCGACCACGATCGGGGTGGTGAGAATTATCTTTCCCTATGATCACGATTTTTACGGTGCTATAGTGAATGAGTTCGTGTCGATTTACAAGTGGCTGAAGGTGGTTCATGGATATAGGAAGAAACCGTTCACTCAGGACTCTCCGCTGCCGAGTGATAtgttcattcaaataaaagagtTCCTAATGGAGATGAGTGATGATCCGTTCGAGGTGAAACTTCGTGATAACTACGTTCTTCTGTTGGACGAATACAACGAAAGTGTGAAGCGGAAGGAACTGTTCGATCAGAAAATTGCCCAGCTATGCTCGGAACGGTTGCTTTTGCCAGCAGGAACGCTGGAGGAACTAAACGCAAATTTGATCAAAAAGAATTCCGAAATTTACATTCAACGATCGAAGAAACTTTCGGAAACTGGACCACCAAGAACCCGATTGATCGCATGGATTATGACGGATCTGGAGATTTTGGCTATGGCGGATCCGTCGGTGCACGGAACGGACAatgcagttcgaatgattcgcgAGATAGACGCCGAAAGTCCGTGGCCTGAGGAGGGCATCGAGTTTGTGACGCTTTGGTGTCGGGCGGTGAACGTGAGTTGCACCGAGTGGAAATTCATGCTCCGGGACTATCCGCAACCGATGTTTCACGTCAAGGCAATGCATTTGTTTGGATATCTGGCTGGAGCGGAGATGGCACCTCCGCGTAGGGCCAAACGGGATGTCGACATCGAAATAGGCGATCCATTCGGAACGCATACGATCCAGAGAAGTATGACTTCCATCAAGTTTTATCATGATTTCGATTGGGAATTGGACTACCTGGCGTATGCGTTCGGTCCCTGTTGGGAACCGGTGATGGCCCAGTGTAATTTGATGATGGAAAAGATTTCAGCACCCTCGCGAGATCCCAGTCCGCCGCTACCATTCTGGGACAAAATGCGTCTTCTCATGCACGGACGCTTAACGATCATTGCTAAACAGTTTACCATTCTGCTGCATGCTTCACTGGATCCCTACAACACCACCGAAGAAATGGAGTTAACCTGGAACAACTGCGGAATTGTGTACACCAATGCCAAAATCATGTTCAAAGGTGATTTGAATGTGTTCGTGCGGACAGCGTCTCGCTACGACGATTGCCGGCTTCTTCACCTTCCAAACCTCAAGCTAACGTTTAAACTAAACTGGACCTGCCTGGCAAATCCAAACGATCACCATGCCGTCATCCCATGTGCTCCTGATAAACTACCGGAGTATTCCAGCAATCAGGTGCACGATTCTTTCCGAGCGTTTCGTTCGCAAAACCTAAACATGTGGGTGTCGTTCGAAATCAAACAGAACATATCCGACCTGGACGTGCCGAATTTGGTTCTCTACGGGAGCACCCTTCGGTGGTTCGAGAGTCTTAAATTGATCCTTTCGGGTGTAACCCGACCGACCCGTCGGGGTCCCGTTTTCAACAACGTTCGTCCCCGCAAAAAGCAACTCAGTCGACACTATCGGAAAGCCAACCTGCAGATGAGTCTGCACAAGTTTCAGATTTTCTACTGGATGTCGCATGCGTTGAACCGTGGTTTTCAGCTGAACGGGGGCCGGATCACGTTCAGTTCGGAGCACACGTTGACCCTGTCGCCGATCGATGATGGATTGATTCATCGACCGCGGGCCGATTGGGCGATTGTGTACATGAACTGTGAACTGAACGATGCGGAGATTTGGTTGCGCACGACGACGATCAGCGACAGAGCGGACGGAAGCTCCGAGAGTATTTCCAACTCTAATGGCGATATTTGCAG ATACTACTTCCTTAGTGTGGCCCGAGTCTCGTACGGACGGGAGGCTCACTTCGTCAACGGAAACGAACGGGAAAAGGACACGCCCACTCATAAGCTGGTAGTGTACGACCTGAAGGGAGCCTGGACCAAAGATAACCGGGACGTTGCGTTCGCTTTGTTTGATTCCTTCATGAAGAGCCAACGGTTGAAGAATAATCTTTCGACCGAAGCACTGAAGTGCTTCCGGAAGGAAGGCAACAAAACTCCGCTAAAATCTCGGAACAGCCAGGATAGCAAAGGTACACCATCCCAGCACCATTCGGACGGTGGTGGACGGAGCAATCAGGGGCATCTGAGCAAACGGCAGGACACCGCGGATGGGTTGATAATGCTGCAGCAGTTGATTTCGGAAGCAGATCACAAATCGGTGGTCTTCAGTGATGATTTATCGGCACAGACGAGACAGCAGCAGTTGAAGGGATTGCAGGCCTGTCAGGACGGCGATGTGTTACACTATAACTGGTTTATTTCGCTGGTTAACTCTCAGGTTCTGCTGAAAGGTTGCGAAACATCCGGGTATGTGATTTTGAGTGCAGCCAAGGCGGAAATTTTGCAGCGAGTTCATCGACCGGTTTGGAGGGATCATACCATCGTATCGAAAACGACGTGGGTCGGTTCGTTGGAGTGTATGCAGTACTATGCTACAGTAAGCGAAGAGGACGGAGATACGAGAGAAATGGCAGAAATCATGTGGTTAACCGTGGACAATATTCAGGAGAAAGATAAGGATGCAACTGTGATAAACGAATTTCCGGACTTGCCTCACCTGGTTGGGAGTGGTCAAAGTGTAGGCGGAGTAGTTTCGGAGACCGTTGGTGTTTCTGGGGATAGCTATAGAGGGGGGAAATCACCAATTCAACTACAACGAATCGTGTCCAGGTGTAAGTGTGAGTTTTTCTACGTAAGCTATGGGGACACTAGTATCGATCCGGGAACAATCAGTGAGGTTCCGCCACCTCCGGTGGAAGAGAGTTTAAGCCCTTGGGAAAATCAAGACGATCCGGTAGATGCTTTTACCTTGATGCATCACGATTTGGACGTGTGCACGAATTCGCTCCAGTACGCTATGATTTTGGACATTGTCAACAACCTGCTTCTGTACGTGGAACCTCAGAGGAAGGAAGCTTCGGAGCGGCTCGCTAGGATGCGTTTCCAGCTACAACTCTACAGTGTGGAAGATCAGAAACGGCCCATCCAGCACATGCAAACAGAAATTCGTGGCCTGATGTCGCGCATTCGGTGCCTGGAGAAAGACATTCATTTCATCACTAAAGCCCGACTGGAGGAAGGTGACAGCGATGAGTTACGAATTGAGTACGATGAAGTACAGAAAATGATTCGAGAATACAAGGAAATGCTTTCGAACAAAAGTGACGAACTGGATATGATGCTATCCTGTTACAACGAAAGTCAACTGTCGGCTTCGAATCGGTTGGCCACCATTCGGAAGGACAAGCCTCTTACGATTGTGCGAGCGAATGAAATCTGCTTCAAACATGCTCAGTGGCGGTTGACGGAAGCGGATGGACAGATCGGTATAGCGGATCTTATTCTGAGTAATTTTTTGTACACCAAAAATTCCCGAAGCGATGATTCCGTGGAGCATCTGCTGGAGCTTGGTTATATTCGAATAAATAATCTCATACCGAGAGATAACTATAAGGAAGTTCTTTGTCCGACGGAAATTCAGCGTGACATGCCGGTGGATCACAAACGGGTGCTGCGGGTATTTTGTCGTGAGAAACCCCCGGTTGGAGGAATATCGGTGAAGGAACATTTTGAGATCAATGTCGTTCCGATCACTATTGCTATCTCGAAAAAGTTCTACAACACCATGCTGAAGTTCTGCTTTCCTGATCGGGATGCTTCGGAAACCGAGGGAAACGACGAGATAGAGGACGGTGCAAGTACCAGCTCTACGTCATCGACAAAAAGTTCCTCCAAGAAAGCGACCGTTTCTAAGAGCAAGAAAAATTTGAAGGACAGCAATTTCTACGTCAAAATCCAAGACGACGTGGAGAAAATGAAAGAACGGGCAGAGAAGAACAAACTGTTTATCTATATCAAAATCCCGGAGGTACCGGTTAGGGTCAGCTACAAGGGTAACAAGGAGAAGAACATCGAGGATATCACGGACCTGTCGCTGTTGATTCCGACGCTCGAGTACCACAATGTGACTTGGACCTGGTTGGATTTGCTGCTGGCAATGAAATCCGACAGCCGAAGGGTGCTGCTTTCACAG GCCATCAAGCAGAAGCTGAAGCTGAAGAAGGTACTAGTTGACGAGCAACCTTCCCCGCAGGAGGAGGACAAAGCTAAAATGCTTTTCGGAAATCGTCACGCT CCGGAGAACAAAAGTTTGCGCAAGGGAGTGTTCAAGTTTTCCAAATCCTAA